In Deltaproteobacteria bacterium, the genomic stretch TGAAAATCCGCGAACTGCGCGCGCGCCACGAGGACAATCCCCAATCGGTGGCGACGTGCATTCAGCTTTCCGGCTCCTTCAACGACGCGGAGATGAAGGACGAGGCGATCCGCTGGATGGAGCGCGCGATCGCACTCGACCCGACGAACAAGTTTCTCGACCAGAAACTCCGCACGCTCATCGGCGGCGTCGATCTCGTGGGTGAAACGCGGGAGGTGGCGCGCGAGGTGGAGCGCGCCTCGGCCTCGACGAAAAGAGCCGTTCGGATCGTGGGCATCGCCGTTGCCGCCGTCGTTGTCGTCGTGATCGGCGTCATCGCTTACCGGGCGGCGTTTCCCTCGATCTACAAAGTCGCGGGCTTCGACAAGGAGGACGCGCTCTCGCCGAAATTTGCGCCCGACGGACGCGCGATCGCCTACGTGCGCGCGCCCAAATTCACCGTCTTCGGCATCGTGGACGCCATGGCCGGGCAGGACACCGGCGAAACGGTGCTGGAGGTCGTCGCCCCCGGAGAGTCGCCGCGCCGGATCGCGTCGTCGAACGACGGCGTGTTCCTCGATTACGAATGGGTGCCGGACACGGACGAGCTGTCGTACGTCGCCTATGACCGCGAGACGACGCGGCCGATTTTGCGTCGCGTCAAGCCGGACGGCGAGGGCGCGGCGATTGCGAACACCACCGACTTCGCGTGGTCGCCCGACGGGCGGCGCGTCGCGTATGTCGCGCACTACGACTGGGACGGCCCCGGCGCAATCCACCCCGGCCAGCAGGCGGGCGCGCTTTACGTGGCCGATTCCGATGGCACGTCGCCCAGGCAAATCGTCGATCTGCGTTGCTCGCATCCGTCGTGGTCGCGCGACAGGCGCATGATCGCGTTCCATGCCGAGCCGCGCTGGGACGCCGCCGCGGCGCACGCGATGGTGGGCGGCGATCGGGATGGCGTATGGGATCTCTACGTCGGCGACATCTACGTGCACCATCTCGATTCGGGCGAGACGCGGCGGCTGACGACCGGCGGCAAGGCGCAGCGCGCGATCTTCACGCCCGATGCCAACCGCGTGGCATATCTGGCATACGCGGGCGACACCGAGAGCTTCGACAACGAACTGCGCGTCGCCGGCATCGACGGCACGGACGACCGCGTGCTCCTGTCGAAGGGCGCGGAGTACGAGGGCTTCCGCTCCTTCGCGTTTCATCCCGGCGGCGAGTGGCTGGTGTTCGAGGGCGTCTTCGTGAATCCGAACAAACCCCGCGCCGCGTCCGCCCAGTCGCCGCTCGGCCTGATCGGCGGTCAGACGAACTACGTCTCCGATCTGTTCGCGGTGCGTCTCGATGGCGCCGGTCTGCACCGGCTGCCCAAACGCAAGTTCGAGTACCGTCGCGGGCCGAGCTTTTCTTCCGACGGCAAGCAGCTCGCGTTCGAGGTGGAGTTTCTGGAGATGCGCCGCGAGGCGTGGGCGATGAAATGGGAGGATTGACGCGCGACGCGCGGCGGGAGGCGGCGTGTTTCTGATCGTTCCCGTGGGGCACGACGAGGCGAGGGTGCGTCGCCTGCCCGTGGCGACGATCGCGATTGTGGTCGTCAACGTGCTCGTCTTCGCGCTGACGATCGGCGCGATCAACGCGCAGGAAGAGAAGATCGCCGCGACGCGCGAGGCCCTCGACGCGCTCAAGATGCGCGCGTTTCTGGAACTCGAAGGCGGCGGCGCGCGCGGCATGGGCGCGATGGCAAACGTCATCGTCGATGCCAAGGCGCGCAATCTGCACGACCTGGGCGAGAAGGTGCGCGCGCGCGTGGACGATTTTTGGACCGCGTTCACCGCGGGCGAAAAGGTGAGCGAGCATCACCCGCTCTTCGTCGAATACCGCGAGCTGTCCGAGACGCTCGCGCGCACGATGCGCGATTCCGTCGTCACGCGCTGGGGACTCGTGCCCGCGGATTTCTCCGTCGTGAACGCCCTCACCAGCACGTTCCTGCACGGCGGCTACCTGCACCTCATCGGCAACATGCTGCTGCTCGTGCTCGCCGGTGCGGTGCTCGAAGACGTGCTCGGCGTCGCGCTCTACCTCGGGCTCTATCTCGCGGCGGGTTTTGCCGGGGCGGGCGCGCACGCGCTGGC encodes the following:
- a CDS encoding PD40 domain-containing protein, giving the protein MVTNGQLCQSCGASIGSSDEICPACGAKTAVAVRREEAERELAARLESVPEHLSLKIRELRARHEDNPQSVATCIQLSGSFNDAEMKDEAIRWMERAIALDPTNKFLDQKLRTLIGGVDLVGETREVAREVERASASTKRAVRIVGIAVAAVVVVVIGVIAYRAAFPSIYKVAGFDKEDALSPKFAPDGRAIAYVRAPKFTVFGIVDAMAGQDTGETVLEVVAPGESPRRIASSNDGVFLDYEWVPDTDELSYVAYDRETTRPILRRVKPDGEGAAIANTTDFAWSPDGRRVAYVAHYDWDGPGAIHPGQQAGALYVADSDGTSPRQIVDLRCSHPSWSRDRRMIAFHAEPRWDAAAAHAMVGGDRDGVWDLYVGDIYVHHLDSGETRRLTTGGKAQRAIFTPDANRVAYLAYAGDTESFDNELRVAGIDGTDDRVLLSKGAEYEGFRSFAFHPGGEWLVFEGVFVNPNKPRAASAQSPLGLIGGQTNYVSDLFAVRLDGAGLHRLPKRKFEYRRGPSFSSDGKQLAFEVEFLEMRREAWAMKWED